Proteins found in one Herpetosiphonaceae bacterium genomic segment:
- a CDS encoding N-acetylmuramoyl-L-alanine amidase, protein MYFATPPLAITDLPTKHTYGVLTPRLIVIHATAGTDSREWLVENPEGLSIHRLIQKDGTIYKMADDLVSCGHVGRSALWGNRWLNKIALGIELENRNNGRDPYPTAQVEACAAQVVEWLGRFGPLPVVGHYQVDTLGKTDPKGFPWWTFWECVRKRTPQAG, encoded by the coding sequence ATGTATTTCGCAACGCCACCACTCGCGATCACGGATCTGCCGACGAAGCACACCTACGGGGTGCTTACGCCGCGCCTGATTGTGATTCATGCAACCGCCGGCACGGATAGCCGCGAATGGCTGGTCGAAAACCCCGAAGGACTGTCGATCCATCGCCTGATCCAGAAGGACGGCACGATCTACAAGATGGCCGATGACCTCGTGTCGTGCGGGCATGTAGGCCGCAGCGCGTTGTGGGGTAATCGCTGGCTGAATAAGATCGCACTCGGCATCGAGCTAGAGAACCGGAACAACGGGCGCGACCCGTATCCGACGGCGCAGGTCGAGGCGTGCGCCGCGCAGGTCGTCGAATGGCTGGGCCGCTTCGGGCCGCTGCCGGTCGTCGGGCATTATCAGGTTGATACGCTCGGCAAGACCGACCCAAAGGGCTTTCCCTGGTGGACGTTTTGGGAGTGTGTCCGCAAACGCACTCCGCAGGCAGGCTAG